Proteins co-encoded in one Stutzerimonas stutzeri genomic window:
- a CDS encoding LysR family transcriptional regulator ArgP, protein MFDYKLLAALAAVVEQAGFDRAARALGLSQSAVSQRIKLLEARLGQPVLLRASPPQPTEVGRRLLNHVQQVRLLERDLQGQVPELDEGRVPERLRIALNADSLSTWWAQAVAPFCTANAVVLDHLVEDQDVGLKRMRAGAVAACVCAVERPLAGARSLFLGAMRYRALASPAFVARHLGPGAPAHALLRAPAIVFGPDDQLQHRYLASLGLNGAFSHHLCPSSEGFVRLLQSDLGWGLVPELQVEAELARGTLVDVFRGPPIDVPLYWHHWRNGGELLAELTRQLTRSVGQWLVTAKDASS, encoded by the coding sequence ATGTTCGATTACAAGCTGCTGGCGGCTCTGGCAGCGGTGGTAGAGCAGGCGGGGTTCGATCGGGCCGCGCGGGCGCTGGGTTTGTCGCAATCGGCGGTGTCTCAGCGCATCAAGTTGCTCGAGGCGCGCCTCGGTCAGCCGGTGCTGTTGCGCGCCAGCCCGCCACAGCCGACCGAGGTGGGTCGGCGTCTACTCAACCACGTGCAACAGGTGCGTCTGCTGGAGCGCGATCTGCAGGGGCAAGTGCCGGAGCTGGACGAGGGCAGAGTGCCCGAGCGCTTACGTATCGCCCTGAATGCCGACAGCCTGTCGACCTGGTGGGCGCAAGCGGTCGCACCGTTCTGCACGGCCAATGCCGTGGTCCTCGATCATCTGGTGGAAGACCAGGACGTAGGGCTCAAGCGTATGCGGGCGGGTGCAGTCGCCGCCTGCGTCTGTGCGGTGGAGCGCCCTTTGGCCGGGGCGCGCAGTCTGTTTCTTGGGGCCATGCGTTATCGGGCGCTGGCCAGCCCGGCATTCGTCGCGCGACACCTGGGGCCCGGGGCGCCGGCGCACGCCTTGTTGCGCGCCCCAGCGATTGTGTTCGGCCCGGACGATCAGTTGCAGCACCGCTACTTGGCATCGCTGGGCCTGAATGGCGCCTTCAGCCATCACCTGTGCCCATCGTCGGAGGGTTTCGTGCGCTTGCTGCAGAGCGATCTCGGATGGGGGCTGGTGCCCGAGTTGCAGGTAGAGGCCGAGCTGGCCCGCGGCACCTTGGTGGACGTGTTTCGAGGACCGCCCATCGATGTGCCGCTGTACTGGCACCACTGGCGTAACGGCGGGGAGCTGCTTGCCGAACTGACCCGCCAGCTGACCCGGTCGGTCGGGCAGTGGCTGGTCACCGCAAAAGACGCTAGTTCATGA
- a CDS encoding ATPase: MRNDAHDELDHVPSLTAGRDRDPYPAPELEPIQRPVDRDPDGPRSRQKRRAAGTAPLWILIVALFCALGALGWWSDQQVSRLEAQLVATQESFARISEDATGRLQDISGKIVATESNVTTEGEALKLRIKQLEKQALDLAEQQRAMATEQQSLLGRQGNQDKRLDEQGIRVGRVVSDMREYQASSATLAETIKGLSDEQAALKSSVAGLKGTADEMGKLSARIDGLSKDVAALKQRGDASQAVSRLEQDLLVLRSEVDNRPSAPAAAPGVKTAEFDSFRAQVTRTINSLQGQVANLQQQLDQR, translated from the coding sequence ATGCGCAACGATGCCCACGACGAACTGGACCACGTACCCAGCCTGACCGCCGGCCGTGACCGCGATCCCTATCCTGCGCCTGAACTGGAGCCGATCCAGCGGCCAGTGGATCGGGACCCGGACGGCCCCCGTTCGCGGCAGAAGCGTCGCGCGGCGGGCACCGCGCCGCTGTGGATCCTGATCGTGGCGCTGTTCTGCGCACTGGGTGCGCTGGGCTGGTGGAGCGACCAACAGGTCTCCAGGCTCGAGGCCCAGTTGGTCGCGACCCAGGAGAGCTTTGCCCGTATCAGCGAGGACGCCACCGGCCGGCTGCAGGATATCTCCGGCAAGATCGTGGCGACCGAGTCCAACGTGACCACCGAAGGCGAGGCCTTGAAGCTGCGCATCAAGCAACTGGAGAAGCAGGCGCTGGATCTGGCGGAGCAGCAGCGCGCCATGGCGACCGAGCAGCAGAGCCTGCTTGGCAGGCAGGGCAACCAGGACAAGCGCCTCGATGAGCAGGGCATCCGCGTCGGCCGCGTCGTCAGCGACATGCGCGAGTACCAGGCCAGCTCCGCGACGCTCGCCGAGACGATCAAGGGTCTCAGCGACGAGCAAGCGGCGCTCAAGTCGTCGGTGGCCGGGCTTAAGGGAACGGCCGATGAAATGGGCAAGCTGTCGGCTCGGATCGATGGGTTGAGCAAGGATGTCGCCGCGTTGAAACAGCGCGGTGACGCCAGCCAGGCGGTCAGTCGCCTCGAGCAGGATCTGTTGGTGCTGCGCAGCGAGGTGGACAACCGACCATCGGCCCCGGCAGCGGCCCCGGGCGTCAAGACGGCCGAGTTCGACTCCTTCCGCGCTCAAGTGACCCGCACCATCAATTCGCTGCAAGGCCAGGTCGCCAATCTGCAGCAACAGCTGGATCAGCGATAA
- the dcd gene encoding dCTP deaminase, with protein MSIKSDKWIRRMAQEHGMIEPYVERQVRTEGNERLISYGVSSYGYDVRCADEFKVFTNINSATVDPKNFDEKSFVDIKSDVCIIPPNSFALARTVEYFRIPRNVLTICLGKSTYARCGIIVNVTPLEPEWEGHVTLEFSNTTTLPAKIYANEGVAQMLFLESDEECETSYRDRGGKYQGQRGVTLPKA; from the coding sequence ATGAGCATCAAATCGGACAAGTGGATTCGCCGGATGGCCCAGGAGCACGGCATGATCGAGCCTTACGTCGAGCGCCAGGTGCGCACCGAGGGCAACGAGCGCCTGATTTCCTACGGCGTGTCCAGCTATGGTTACGACGTGCGCTGCGCGGACGAATTCAAGGTGTTCACCAACATCAACTCGGCCACCGTCGATCCGAAGAACTTCGACGAGAAGAGCTTCGTCGACATCAAGAGCGACGTCTGCATCATCCCGCCGAACTCCTTCGCGCTGGCGCGTACCGTCGAATACTTCCGAATCCCGCGCAACGTGCTGACGATCTGTCTCGGCAAGAGCACCTATGCCCGCTGCGGCATCATCGTCAACGTGACGCCGCTCGAGCCCGAGTGGGAAGGGCATGTGACGCTGGAGTTCTCCAACACCACGACGCTGCCGGCGAAGATCTACGCCAACGAAGGCGTGGCGCAGATGCTGTTTCTCGAGTCGGATGAAGAGTGCGAGACGTCTTACCGTGATCGTGGCGGCAAGTACCAGGGCCAGCGTGGCGTGACCTTGCCCAAGGCCTGA
- a CDS encoding LysE/ArgO family amino acid transporter, protein MWQSYVNGLLVAAGLIIAIGAQNAFVLAQSLRREHHLSVAALCILCDVVLVSAGVFGLAAVLAASPLLLHITRWGGVLFLLFYGAVALRRAAYPQALQEETQRGPRSLQNVMLAALAVTLLNPHVYLDTVLLIGSLGAQQPEPGAYTLGAASASALWFLLLALGGAWLAPWLARPLTWRLIDLGVAAMMFSVAAQLVFVA, encoded by the coding sequence ATGTGGCAGAGCTACGTGAACGGCTTGTTGGTTGCAGCAGGCCTGATCATCGCAATCGGCGCGCAAAACGCATTCGTCCTGGCTCAGAGCCTGCGACGCGAACATCACCTGTCGGTCGCCGCGCTCTGCATCCTGTGTGACGTCGTACTGGTGAGCGCCGGCGTCTTCGGCCTCGCCGCGGTGCTGGCAGCCAGCCCACTGCTGCTGCACATCACGCGCTGGGGCGGTGTGCTGTTCTTGCTGTTCTACGGTGCCGTCGCGCTGCGTCGGGCGGCTTATCCGCAGGCGTTGCAGGAAGAGACACAGCGGGGTCCGCGCTCGCTGCAGAACGTGATGCTCGCCGCACTGGCGGTCACCTTGCTCAACCCGCACGTCTATCTCGACACGGTACTGTTGATCGGCTCGCTCGGCGCCCAGCAGCCCGAACCCGGCGCCTACACCCTGGGCGCCGCCAGCGCATCGGCGCTGTGGTTTCTGCTGCTCGCGCTGGGTGGGGCCTGGCTTGCACCCTGGCTGGCCCGCCCGCTGACCTGGCGGCTGATCGACCTCGGCGTGGCGGCGATGATGTTCAGCGTTGCCGCCCAGTTGGTTTTTGTTGCCTGA
- a CDS encoding SDR family oxidoreductase translates to MSNTVLIIGASRGLGLGLAKQFSSQGWQVIATVRDPQRADALKSVANTRVEQLDIDNAAEVDALAQRLSGTTLDVLFINAGISGSRTLSADTAMPDEVSQLFMTNAVAPVRLAKRLRSLVNPQTGVITFMSSIMGSVETGPGMGMPLYGASKAALNHLTRTFVAELGETGLSVISMHPGWVKTDMGGAEAPLDVETSCRGMVEQVRRAAGQGGHRFIDYQGETLAW, encoded by the coding sequence ATGTCCAACACAGTTCTGATCATCGGTGCATCGCGCGGCCTAGGCCTGGGTCTGGCCAAACAATTTTCCAGCCAGGGATGGCAGGTCATCGCGACAGTGCGTGACCCGCAACGGGCGGATGCCCTGAAGTCCGTCGCCAATACCCGGGTCGAGCAGCTCGATATAGACAACGCGGCGGAGGTCGACGCCCTCGCGCAACGGCTATCCGGCACCACGCTCGACGTGCTCTTCATCAATGCGGGCATTTCCGGCTCCCGCACGCTCTCGGCCGACACGGCCATGCCCGACGAGGTCAGCCAGCTGTTCATGACCAACGCCGTCGCGCCAGTACGCCTGGCCAAGCGCTTGCGGTCTCTGGTCAACCCACAGACGGGCGTCATCACCTTCATGAGTTCGATCATGGGCAGCGTGGAAACCGGACCCGGCATGGGCATGCCGCTCTACGGAGCCAGCAAGGCCGCCCTCAACCACCTGACCCGAACCTTTGTCGCTGAGCTCGGCGAAACCGGGCTCAGCGTGATTTCGATGCATCCGGGATGGGTCAAGACCGATATGGGCGGGGCGGAAGCGCCACTGGATGTCGAGACCAGCTGCCGCGGCATGGTCGAACAGGTCCGTCGGGCCGCGGGCCAGGGTGGCCACCGCTTCATCGACTATCAGGGCGAGACGCTCGCCTGGTAA
- a CDS encoding GGDEF domain-containing protein, translated as MPSLIDLLSSRLAILLPSELRTNEWVKLAAPNRHPLLLTQRRATLIVNRVRLFAFLFAVLTPIWGVIDLMAFSYPLWLGLATFRLLACAAFACLLMFYRPSGNLFDAYRAVALLFAIPTAFYIASHTLLGHYQLTAFSAAVASGYAFLPFVLMAGLAIFPLTLLENLAMASLLLLAQVVAGYLSWSTLNWPSFAGGFWLLMLIAGVAVLASLSQLAFMIALVRQAIRDPLTGVFSRGSGQEILKLQWDTARRHDTGLAVAFIDLDHFKAINDTFGHDAGDRVLCECTQNMFASLRSTDTLLRWGGEEFVVIMPDTDLAQARMALERMVRSGLGLRPDGSTLTASIGLAERCADFAESAQELLDIADRRMYLAKAAGRNRLCFESDDAELSGASLPTA; from the coding sequence ATGCCGTCCTTGATCGACCTGCTGTCGAGCCGCCTGGCGATCCTGCTACCCAGCGAGCTGCGGACCAACGAATGGGTGAAGCTGGCCGCGCCGAACCGGCATCCGTTGCTGTTGACCCAACGCCGCGCGACCTTGATCGTCAATCGTGTCAGGTTGTTCGCCTTCCTGTTCGCGGTGCTCACGCCAATATGGGGCGTGATCGACCTGATGGCCTTCAGTTATCCGCTATGGCTCGGTCTGGCAACGTTTCGCCTGCTCGCCTGCGCGGCCTTCGCCTGTCTGCTGATGTTCTATCGGCCCAGCGGCAATCTGTTCGATGCGTACCGCGCCGTTGCGTTGCTGTTCGCGATCCCGACAGCCTTCTATATCGCCTCGCACACATTGCTCGGCCATTATCAGCTGACCGCATTTTCCGCTGCCGTGGCCTCGGGCTACGCCTTTCTGCCATTCGTGTTGATGGCCGGCCTGGCGATATTTCCACTGACGCTGCTGGAAAACCTGGCAATGGCCAGCCTGCTGCTGTTGGCTCAGGTGGTGGCGGGTTATCTGTCCTGGTCGACGCTGAACTGGCCATCGTTCGCCGGCGGCTTCTGGTTGCTGATGCTGATCGCCGGGGTCGCGGTGCTGGCAAGCCTCAGCCAGCTGGCATTCATGATCGCGCTGGTGCGCCAGGCCATCCGTGATCCGCTCACCGGAGTCTTTTCCCGTGGCAGCGGTCAGGAAATCCTCAAACTGCAATGGGACACGGCGCGCCGACACGACACCGGGCTCGCCGTCGCCTTCATCGATCTGGATCACTTCAAGGCAATCAACGATACCTTCGGTCACGACGCCGGCGATCGAGTCCTCTGCGAATGCACGCAGAACATGTTCGCAAGCCTGCGCAGTACCGATACCCTGCTGCGCTGGGGAGGCGAGGAGTTCGTCGTGATCATGCCCGATACCGATCTGGCGCAGGCGCGCATGGCCTTGGAGCGTATGGTGCGCAGTGGCCTCGGGTTGCGGCCCGATGGCAGCACCCTGACCGCCAGCATTGGGCTGGCTGAACGCTGCGCCGACTTCGCCGAAAGTGCGCAGGAGTTGCTCGACATCGCCGACCGGCGGATGTACCTGGCGAAAGCCGCCGGCCGCAACCGTCTGTGTTTCGAGTCGGACGACGCGGAGCTGTCCGGCGCCAGTCTTCCCACGGCTTGA
- a CDS encoding autotransporter outer membrane beta-barrel domain-containing protein, with protein sequence MQSVLKPLALAVLLAAVPVAVDAATSPYTQFVNFGDSLSDAGNFPDLGSPLLATGSLLDGNPTGGLRFTNRTGPNYTSDNSEYYGQVVTQVLANRLGLQSLPSTPLLPGALTGNPDGTNYAVGGYRSDQILDSLTGNSTVTVPGVATRSRLGYLVENPQVDPDGLYYLNGGANDIFQLVNGTVPTITMAQSAANMVEAVRVLQAAGARYIVISDLPNVGDTPLGNSMPGFSTLLNNLSDSFNAELAAGLQAQGGNYVLLNNRLLLSEVRADLARFGFDPTIDQATVCFSGDGCVSDPTYGLTGLVANTNANADPDRLLFNDAVHPTTAVHQISADYVYSILSAPAEISRLPEMGRSALRNHLQMLDNELDAQRGRWQSVGRWRTFVQGGYNRPEYDGFGGGDGDSPTLAIGITNRVSESWLAGLSLGLAQNSLSLGEGDSDYDMRSYLGTAFASFHQDRFFADFSASAGYLDYDSLDRTFALGITERSEKGSTEGMLWGVSAKSGFNLMQIGDPLQFGPFIGASYQKIEVDGYSEKGASSTALSFEDQELESLRLSVGLFGNYALTDRTRLFANVAREVERKDDERDDLRMSLNSVANNTFALPGAVPTGDQTRFSLGVAHQLAPGLSLRANYNYQGNDNRNQGVGLSLALDL encoded by the coding sequence GTGCAGAGCGTTCTAAAGCCCCTTGCTCTCGCGGTGCTACTGGCGGCCGTGCCGGTTGCGGTAGACGCGGCGACCAGCCCGTACACGCAGTTCGTCAATTTCGGTGATTCGCTGAGCGATGCCGGAAACTTTCCCGACCTGGGTAGCCCGCTGCTGGCCACCGGCAGCCTACTGGACGGCAATCCCACCGGAGGACTGCGCTTTACCAACCGTACCGGCCCAAACTACACGTCCGACAATAGCGAGTACTACGGCCAGGTTGTTACCCAGGTACTCGCCAACCGCCTGGGCCTGCAATCGCTCCCCTCCACGCCGCTGCTACCCGGCGCTCTGACCGGTAACCCGGATGGCACCAACTATGCGGTCGGGGGTTACCGTTCGGATCAGATTCTCGACTCGTTGACCGGCAATTCGACCGTCACGGTTCCCGGTGTCGCTACCCGCAGCCGTCTGGGCTATCTGGTGGAGAACCCTCAAGTCGACCCGGACGGCTTGTACTACCTCAACGGCGGCGCCAACGACATCTTCCAGCTCGTCAACGGGACCGTACCGACGATCACCATGGCGCAATCGGCCGCCAATATGGTGGAGGCTGTCCGGGTGCTACAGGCGGCTGGCGCCCGCTACATCGTGATTTCCGACCTGCCCAATGTCGGCGATACACCGCTGGGCAACAGCATGCCCGGCTTCAGCACCCTGCTGAACAACCTGAGCGATAGCTTCAATGCCGAGCTTGCCGCCGGCCTTCAGGCGCAGGGCGGCAATTACGTGTTGCTGAACAACCGCCTGCTGCTCTCGGAAGTTCGCGCCGACCTTGCCCGCTTCGGCTTCGATCCGACCATCGACCAGGCGACCGTCTGCTTCAGCGGTGACGGCTGCGTGAGCGACCCCACCTACGGGTTGACCGGCCTCGTTGCCAATACCAATGCCAACGCCGATCCAGACCGCTTGCTGTTCAACGATGCCGTGCACCCGACCACGGCGGTTCACCAGATCAGTGCCGACTACGTCTACTCGATCCTTTCCGCCCCGGCAGAGATTTCGCGATTGCCGGAGATGGGGCGCTCGGCGTTGCGCAATCACCTGCAAATGCTCGACAACGAACTCGATGCACAGCGTGGCCGGTGGCAGTCGGTGGGTCGCTGGCGCACCTTCGTTCAAGGTGGCTACAACCGGCCCGAGTACGATGGTTTCGGCGGCGGCGATGGTGACAGCCCCACACTGGCGATCGGCATCACCAATCGGGTCAGTGAGAGCTGGCTGGCGGGCCTTAGCCTGGGCTTGGCGCAAAATTCGTTGAGCCTGGGCGAAGGCGATTCGGACTACGACATGCGCAGCTATCTGGGCACCGCGTTCGCCAGCTTTCATCAGGATCGATTTTTCGCCGACTTCAGCGCCAGCGCCGGCTATCTCGACTACGACTCGCTGGATCGCACCTTCGCGCTGGGTATCACGGAGCGTTCGGAAAAAGGCAGCACTGAAGGCATGCTCTGGGGTGTCTCGGCCAAATCCGGCTTCAACCTGATGCAGATCGGCGATCCGCTGCAGTTCGGCCCGTTCATCGGGGCCAGCTATCAGAAGATCGAAGTGGACGGCTATAGCGAAAAAGGCGCCAGCTCGACGGCCTTGAGTTTCGAGGATCAAGAGCTTGAATCGCTGCGCCTGTCGGTAGGCCTGTTCGGCAACTATGCGCTGACCGATCGCACACGCCTGTTTGCCAACGTGGCCCGCGAGGTCGAGCGCAAGGACGATGAACGCGACGACCTGCGGATGTCACTCAACAGCGTGGCGAACAACACCTTCGCGCTGCCCGGGGCTGTTCCTACCGGCGACCAGACCCGATTCAGCCTGGGCGTTGCCCATCAACTGGCGCCCGGGCTGAGCCTGCGCGCCAACTACAACTATCAGGGCAACGACAACCGCAACCAGGGCGTTGGCCTGTCCCTGGCGCTGGATCTGTAA
- a CDS encoding cold-shock protein — translation MSNRQTGTVKWFNDEKGFGFITPQSGDDLFVHFRAIQGDGFKSLKEGQQVSFVATRGQKGMQAEEVQVI, via the coding sequence ATGTCCAATCGCCAAACCGGTACCGTTAAGTGGTTCAACGATGAAAAAGGCTTCGGCTTCATCACTCCGCAATCCGGTGACGACCTCTTCGTACACTTCCGCGCCATCCAAGGCGACGGTTTCAAGAGCCTGAAAGAAGGCCAGCAAGTTTCCTTCGTCGCTACCCGCGGCCAGAAGGGCATGCAAGCTGAGGAAGTTCAGGTTATCTAA
- a CDS encoding superoxide dismutase, whose product MAFELPPLPFEKNALEPHISAETFEYHHGKHHQAYVTNLNNLIPGTEFEGKDLETIIKTSSGGIFNNAAQVWNHTFFWNCMAPNAGGQPTGALADAINAAFGSFDKFKEEFTKTAIGTFGSGWAWLVKKSDGSVGLASTIGAGNPMTAGDKPLLTCDVWEHAYYIDYRNARPKFVEAFWNIVNWDFVAKNFAG is encoded by the coding sequence ATGGCTTTCGAATTGCCGCCGCTTCCGTTTGAAAAGAACGCCCTCGAGCCGCACATTTCCGCCGAGACCTTCGAGTATCACCACGGCAAGCACCACCAGGCCTACGTGACCAACCTGAACAACCTGATCCCAGGCACCGAGTTCGAAGGCAAGGATCTGGAAACCATCATCAAGACTTCCTCCGGTGGCATCTTCAACAACGCCGCCCAGGTCTGGAACCACACCTTCTTCTGGAACTGCATGGCACCGAATGCCGGCGGCCAGCCGACTGGCGCCCTGGCCGATGCCATCAACGCTGCGTTCGGCTCCTTCGACAAGTTCAAGGAAGAATTCACCAAGACCGCCATCGGCACCTTCGGCTCCGGCTGGGCCTGGCTGGTGAAGAAGTCCGACGGCAGCGTCGGCCTGGCGAGCACCATTGGTGCCGGCAACCCGATGACCGCTGGCGACAAGCCGCTGCTGACCTGCGACGTTTGGGAACACGCCTACTACATCGACTACCGCAACGCGCGTCCGAAGTTCGTCGAAGCGTTCTGGAACATCGTCAACTGGGACTTCGTCGCGAAGAACTTCGCTGGCTGA
- the pncB gene encoding nicotinate phosphoribosyltransferase: MGVSAFTNRIIQSLMDTDYYKLTMMQAVLHHYPNAEVEWAFRSRSEEDLSPYLDAIREQMEALAELRFEPAELAFLENIPYMQPDFIRFLGLFRFDPRYVRVELEAGELVVYLRGPWLHVILFEVPLLAIISEVRNRVRYPEVTLEQAEARLDEKLEWLKAEASEQELAGFNLADFGTRRRFSFAVQARVVERLKADFPGNFVGTSNLHLAHKLKLKPMGTMAHEWIMAHQQLGPRLIDSQSAALDCWAREYRGALGIAITDCITMDAFTADFDLYLAKLFDGLRHDSGDPIEWAEKAIAHYRRLGIDPMTRQLVFSDGLDFPKALGIYRALAGRSNTSYGIGTQLTCDIPGVEPTNMVIKMTSCNGQPVAKISDSPGKTMCRDEAFVAYLKHVFSVKH; the protein is encoded by the coding sequence ATGGGCGTCAGCGCGTTTACCAACCGGATCATCCAGAGCTTGATGGATACCGACTACTACAAGCTGACGATGATGCAGGCCGTGCTGCACCACTACCCGAACGCAGAGGTCGAATGGGCCTTTCGCAGCCGCTCCGAGGAAGACCTCTCGCCCTACCTCGACGCCATCCGCGAGCAGATGGAGGCGCTGGCAGAGCTGCGGTTCGAGCCGGCAGAGCTGGCCTTTCTCGAAAATATTCCCTACATGCAGCCGGACTTCATCCGGTTTCTCGGCCTGTTCCGCTTCGATCCGCGCTATGTACGCGTCGAACTCGAGGCCGGCGAACTGGTGGTCTATCTGCGCGGCCCCTGGTTGCATGTGATCCTGTTCGAGGTGCCGCTGCTGGCGATCATCAGCGAGGTACGCAATCGGGTCCGCTACCCCGAGGTGACCCTGGAGCAGGCCGAAGCACGTCTCGATGAAAAACTCGAATGGCTGAAGGCCGAGGCCAGCGAGCAGGAGCTGGCGGGGTTCAACCTGGCCGACTTCGGCACCCGTCGACGCTTTTCCTTCGCCGTGCAGGCCCGGGTCGTCGAGCGGCTGAAAGCAGATTTCCCCGGTAATTTCGTCGGTACCAGCAACCTTCATCTGGCACACAAGCTGAAGCTCAAGCCCATGGGGACCATGGCGCATGAGTGGATCATGGCCCATCAACAGCTTGGCCCGAGGTTGATCGACAGTCAGAGCGCTGCGCTCGACTGCTGGGCCCGGGAATACCGCGGCGCGCTGGGCATCGCCATCACCGATTGCATCACCATGGACGCTTTCACCGCCGATTTCGATCTCTACCTGGCGAAGCTGTTCGACGGTCTGCGCCACGACTCGGGCGACCCGATCGAGTGGGCGGAGAAGGCCATCGCCCATTATCGTCGGCTGGGGATCGACCCGATGACCCGGCAGCTGGTGTTCTCCGATGGCCTGGATTTTCCCAAAGCCTTGGGCATCTACCGCGCGCTGGCCGGACGCAGCAATACCAGCTATGGCATCGGCACTCAGCTGACCTGCGACATCCCGGGGGTCGAGCCCACCAACATGGTGATCAAGATGACCAGCTGCAACGGGCAGCCGGTGGCCAAGATCTCAGACTCGCCCGGCAAAACCATGTGCCGCGACGAGGCGTTCGTCGCCTACCTCAAGCACGTGTTTTCGGTGAAGCACTAA
- a CDS encoding general stress protein: MANKNPGNFANDREKASEAGKKGGHNSGGNFANDREKASEAGRKGGQNSHGGGRNSNS, encoded by the coding sequence ATGGCAAACAAGAATCCTGGCAACTTTGCCAACGATCGCGAAAAAGCGTCCGAGGCTGGTAAGAAGGGTGGCCACAACAGCGGCGGCAACTTCGCCAACGACCGCGAGAAGGCTTCCGAAGCTGGCCGCAAAGGCGGACAGAACAGCCACGGCGGCGGACGTAACAGCAACAGCTGA
- the apbC gene encoding iron-sulfur cluster carrier protein ApbC: MTVTREAVEAVLRQYTDPNLNQDPVTAGCVRSIDVQGDRVKVEIELGYAAGLFRSGWAQMLSMAIEGLDGVTRADVQVDCVIRSHKAQDQVEALANVKNIIAVASGKGGVGKSTTAANLALALAREGARVGVLDADIYGPSQGIMFGIAEGTRPEIRDNKAFIPLEAHGVQIMSMAFLSDDKTPMVWRGPMVSGALLQLITQTAWDDLDYLVVDMPPGTGDIQLTLAQKVPVVGAVIVTTPQDLALLDAKKGVEMFRKVNIPVLGVVENMAIHICSNCGHAEHLFGEGGGEKLAAQYNVELLASLPLSMAIRTQADAGKPTAIADPESQIAMIYQQMARSVGARISQGGQIIAQSMPNITVSDD; encoded by the coding sequence ATGACCGTCACACGCGAAGCTGTCGAAGCCGTACTGCGTCAGTACACCGACCCTAACTTGAACCAGGATCCGGTGACCGCCGGTTGTGTACGCTCGATCGATGTTCAGGGCGATCGCGTCAAGGTCGAGATCGAGCTGGGCTATGCGGCCGGATTGTTCCGCAGTGGCTGGGCACAGATGTTGAGCATGGCCATTGAAGGGCTCGACGGCGTGACACGAGCGGACGTTCAGGTCGACTGTGTGATTCGTTCGCACAAGGCGCAGGATCAGGTCGAGGCGCTGGCCAACGTCAAGAACATCATCGCCGTCGCTTCCGGCAAGGGCGGTGTCGGCAAGTCTACGACCGCAGCCAACCTCGCGCTGGCGCTGGCACGCGAAGGCGCGCGCGTGGGCGTGCTGGATGCAGATATCTACGGGCCGAGCCAGGGCATCATGTTCGGCATCGCCGAAGGCACCCGACCGGAGATCCGCGACAACAAGGCATTCATTCCGCTGGAAGCCCATGGTGTACAGATCATGTCGATGGCGTTTCTCTCCGACGACAAAACGCCCATGGTCTGGCGCGGGCCGATGGTATCCGGCGCGCTGTTGCAGCTGATCACTCAAACCGCCTGGGACGATCTCGACTACCTGGTGGTGGACATGCCGCCGGGCACGGGCGATATCCAGTTGACCCTGGCGCAGAAGGTGCCGGTGGTGGGGGCGGTCATCGTCACCACGCCGCAGGACCTGGCACTGCTGGACGCGAAGAAGGGCGTGGAGATGTTCCGCAAGGTAAACATTCCGGTACTGGGCGTGGTTGAGAACATGGCCATCCATATCTGCTCGAACTGCGGCCATGCCGAGCACCTGTTTGGCGAGGGTGGCGGTGAGAAGCTGGCGGCGCAGTACAACGTCGAGCTGCTGGCCTCCTTGCCGCTGTCGATGGCGATTCGGACCCAGGCCGATGCCGGCAAGCCGACCGCAATTGCCGATCCGGAAAGCCAGATCGCCATGATCTATCAGCAGATGGCACGCAGCGTTGGGGCGCGGATTTCCCAAGGCGGCCAGATCATTGCGCAATCGATGCCCAACATTACGGTCAGCGACGACTGA